The Bos taurus isolate L1 Dominette 01449 registration number 42190680 breed Hereford chromosome 12, ARS-UCD2.0, whole genome shotgun sequence genomic interval TGCAGACTGGGGGCCACTGATTGCAGGCAAGAAGGACAGGTTTCGGGGAGGTGAAACCAGCTTTCCAGAAGAAGAGCTGGGTGCCGGAGCCTAACGTGAACACGTGTAGTAGATCAAGCCCTCCACAGCAGATCTACCATTACAGCACTTTCCAAAATTGAATGTACATGCTTCGATTGGTAACATAAGTCTGTCACCATCACCTGTAAAAAAGGATGGGCAAAAAGGTCACGTTTCCTTCTGTTTGCAAGCACCATGCATTGCTTTACAGAGTTGTTTTATTCACATCTCTGACGGGAGCTCTGCTGAACAGAGATTACTCCCACTTTCTCCTTGGTTTGTTTTTGCTCTTGGAAATGCAGGAAGGGATTTGTAAAAAGCgaggaagcaggaggaggagccACGTCCACGCCGGGAGCCTGCGAAGGCATCGCACACACGGACAGAGTTCACAGGAATTCGATAAAACGCTCTGGGAAAGATCTAGTTTGTCTCgcatttttgaaagaatttctaGAATTTCTGGAACAACAAGTCCATTTAGTCATGTGTCCCAGCGTCTGGGTTTGAAGTTCTCTTTGTCTGGCTGGCCGGCTGTTGTTCACACCCACCCTCCCGTGGGGGCAATGGGCAGTTCTGGGCTGTGCGGCCTCTGAGGGCCTTTCCATTCTCCTTGTGGGTTCCCACAGCCTCTTTGCACACGCTTTCCCCGAGGCAACACTCACGTCTGAAATTCACACTTAAGCTGCTCTGGTTTCCTGCCACGAAGAGTAACCAgttagaattaaaaacaaatcatattttgtaaatttattaCCCGTTGAGGCAGAAAACAAGCTTTCTAAACTAGTATTTGTAAACAGAATTATTTCCGCTCCCTCAAGGATGCACACAGGTAACCTCAGTCTTAAGTAATATGTTCCTGTGATTCTTCTTAATGATGGTGAAGCCAAAACATGGTTTTTCCAGCCGGCAGTGGTGGTGCACGCAGAGACATTTTGCAGGAGATTCTTTTTTTGAGTCTCAGTGCTCCCATTTTCAAAATGGGGCCAATGATAACCTGCCTTACAGGACTCTTCCAAGGATAGAATGAGACATGATGTATTGAAAGCGGTTTGTAAGCGCTAAAGTAAAATCCAGGTGTAAAATATGAAGGCCCAGGGGATCCTGAGCAGGATGTATTCAGCTTTAAgttgctggttttgtttttggttgaaCACAAAGACCAGAGTAGTCTTAGAATGCCCAGCAGAAATTGGGGTGAAGAGTGGTGGCTGAGAGGTGATGGTCTCATTCTCATTATAAAGGAATAATTTAACTATTATAATAATCTAGTTATAAAGGAATAATGAGAATGAGACCGATGTTTGTAATACGCATGAGTTGCTGAAACACAGCCATTATCCTAATCAAAACAGCGGCTGATATTGGTTGAGCTAAGGGCatctgttatctcatttaatcttgaaAACAGCCTGTAAATGTAAGATCTGTTCATCTATCCAATAGATGCTTTGGTAGTAGAGCTGTGAGGGTACGGTGCCCAAGAAGACAGCCCAGGTCTCCAAGCTCCTGGAACTCACAGGGTTGTAGGAAGCCAGGCAGAGCAGAGTTGTGCTTGTGGTGAGCAAACCAGGCCGTGTGTTAGCTGCAGAATGGGATGGGTTCTTGGGAAATGCTTTCAGAAGAAAGAGACAGTTGGGCTGAGACAGAagtggcggggtggggtgggagtggtgACCTTTGGCAGGAAAACATCAAGGCTCCTGGACAGTCTTTTGTACATTTCCTGTCCTGAGTGGCCATTTAGGTGGACTGGTTCCTTCCCCAGGTAGATCATAGAACACCCAGAAGGCAGACTCTGTGAGTAGCTCCTTCTGACGTCCCTCACTGTGCCCAGCATAAATCAGCCCCAGTGTTAATGAAAGTTACTTGGCATGAAGCGATGCACGAATGGACAGAGAAAAGAGGTGGATGGCATGACACCTTCCCTGTGATATTTTTGGGACGTTGGTCAACAGCCGTTCATTGAGTGTGTCTTGTGTGTAAGGCGTCTTCTATGAGCTTTgagataagattaaaaaaaaaaaaacccttaccCTTCAAGAGGTGTGGAATCTGGTCTGCAGAGGGCACGGAATGAACCCGTGAGCTAGAAACAGCCACTAGAGCAGGTTGAGCAAGCCGGGGCGCCCTGGCTGGGGTGCAGCGGGTCCAGGGTGCCGCTGCCCCCATAGACTTACCTCGACGCTCAGGGTGGCCAGGCACGCAGATGGTGAGGGAGGGTCAGGGGGCAGGCAGCCGAGGGGCACATGCAGCGGAGACGACAGCTAGTGGCAGGGGAGTTGCTGAGGGCTCCTCCTCTCTGGTGGTCTCGGGCGAACATTCGGGATCTGGGTGAGCTGTTTGCAGTGCGCGAGCGCTTCTGTCTTCACACCCTGCCTCTCTCCTCACGTGATACTCGTTCCCAGTTGAAGCTCAGAGCCCTGTTGGCTGCGTGTGGCTCTCTGCCCAGGTCACGGGAACCACGCTTGCCCCACCTCGGCCGTGTCCACTGCATCCTGCTGAGATTTGCAGACGTCACATCATGaattgatgttgttcagtcgctcagtcgtgtccgactctttgcaaccccatggaccacggcACGCCAGCttgctctgtccttcactatctcccggagcgtgctcacactcatgtccattgagtcggtgacgccatccaatcatctcttcctctttcgccctctgtcttcctgacccagggatcgaaccctggtctcctgcattgcaggcagattctttactgtctgagccaccaggaagcccaacaTCATGACTAGTGACATGTATTTTTTCAAGCTTTACCTACTCAACATCTCCCACTCCAATTCCTCCCATTGGATTATCATAGCTTCTTTAGTGTCCTGCTGGCTATGTGAAAAACAGGAATTTATGTAACCAGCCCTGCACAGCAAACCTTTTCCTGTttggggaaaaattttttttagttgttGGTAAAGTTAGGAGACAGCTCTGTTACTCAAAGAGTGACCTGAAATGTCCTCTTAGGAAAGTATGTAGCATAAAGTCTTGGTAAGTAAGGGGTTGCTTACACCCCGTGTGCACCCCCGCGCtgccgccgccccccccccccccccccccccatttttgGTAAGCCAGTGTGTGTCTTGCCCAGTTAGTGAATACttcctggccttttttttttttcttcctgaacttCTTAAAGATTCCATCTTTAATGGAAGTGTCCCCCAGTTGCAGTTACAAATGATCTGACCTAATTATATGTATCATAGAGCTGTGTCCCCCACCACCAGCCCCTGCCCCCCAGGCTGTACAGACAGCCAGGAAGCCACTATCTAGGAAGATCTTCCCCCTTCATCATTAACCAAATGTGACAGGGACAGGAGTCAAGCTTCCTTTCCTCCAGAGATTCATTGTAGCTTATCTGTGTTTCTATTGTGTTTAAAGAACAAGATAGTCATGATGGAATATTGTGCAAATGCCCAGACTTCCAGCCTGTACAGACTCAGTTCCAGGTCTGCCCCAGGAGCAGGCCTGTTTCTTTGAGGAAGAATGTAGAGGCTGGggggccgtgtgtgtgtgtgtgtgtgtgtggaggttgggggccagcagggaagcactgtctgtgtctgtgtctgtgtcagtGTCAGTGAAACCTTCCCCGTAGGGTTTGGAGAATCTGACGGGGATGGAATAGGATATGCGGGAGATGCAGCTCCTGGCCTCTTTCAGGGGCTCCAGTCTGGATTTGGGGTGAGGTCTATAGGCGGGAAGAAAGAGGACAGAGTCTTGGGAACAGAAGaagccccaccccaccacccacgTACATGCCTGCCCAGCATCCAGCCTGGAAGCCCCCTTCCAGGGCCGTGACCGACCCCGCTCGCCTGGGCCTGGCCGAAGGGCTGTCCCAGGGCTGCTGTGTTGCAATCCTCGCATGGAATGTAGGACAGAGGGTCAGAGGGCATTTTGAAATGTAGATTTCTCAGCCTTGACTGTCTGGACCCATTCTGACTTCTTTGTCTCCTTTTAGAAagagagatttttattttctttttctttctctttgttttttatctCCTTTAAATGAGAGAGATGGTGAGCTCATGGTTTGCGTGGAGCCCCGGCCGGCTCCACGTGCAGAGGCTCTGTTCTGGCACAGTAATTGGCACTCAAGCATCTGAGTCCCACGGCGATGAGGATGTGGGCGCTGTGGCTGCATCTCTGGGTGACCACAGATCCAGCCAGAGCCGCTTCGTGGTCGGGGAGAAGGGGCCGCAGGGGTCCCAGGGGCTCACTCAGCGGAGCTGGGCATCCATTTGGCAGAGGAAGCCAGAGACGTGTGGGGGCCACGCGCTCAGTCCTGCTCCGGGAGTCCAGGACGCCCAGAACCTGCTCCAGGCCCTGATGACAGAGAGCACTGAGTGCACAGAGAGAGAGGCTGCTGCGTGCCTGTCCTGCGCTGGGGCCGAGCCAGCCGGGCTGCGCCCTGCTTCCCTGGAGCCCCTCTTCCTTGTCCACAGCAGGCTGTCCAGCTGCCGGCAGTCTCACGCTTTACCCAGGACAGGAGTCGCACTCGGGCTTCCTCCCTTACAGCCTGGCCCCACCGCTTCTGCTGGGGCCTGCGCTGTCTTTGGCTCCTGTCGCAGTGTGTTTGGAGTTGCGGGTTTGTGTTTGTAATACCACTTAGCTCCTACCCACAACCCAGTGACTAGGAGGAGGGGAATGGGCTCAGAAAGGGTGGTGCCTTGTGCCCTCCCGCCAAGGTGGGATCTGATACCTTCTTCCCACCAACCATTTACCATGGTGGACACTGGCTGAGCTCCTGACATACCTTGTCTCGTTGGACCCATGGAACCAGCGCAAAGGGGGCTATAAAGCACGTGGGGGCCAGGCAGCTTCCCAAGGTTTGTAGCCAGTGAGTAGCAGAGCTACCCAGGGGCTCAAAGTTGGTTTTTCTGTCCTGACCATCCTGGGGGTTGTATATGTCACGACTTAGTCATGGAGCCATACTCAGTGGATCAGAGCCACCAGCTCTCTGCCCTTTCCACCATTCCTTCCCTCCCAGGGCAGCTTTTTGGCTCGAGTAGAAGCTGGGAAGAGAGGGTCGTGAACAGCACTTGAAtttaagtctttttttccttGGTATTTcaactttctaaaattaaaatcacaagcACCACCTCGTTTTCCTTCTATTCACCTATATCTGCCTAATGGACTTTAAGAACATAAATGAACCTAGGTCTTAGCTAGTTTTCAGGGTTTTGAGTCTTGACTGAGGATATAATCTGCTTGCTTTCTCTCTTGTTGGTGATCACGTGGACCCCATAATACAGAACTTCTCACTTCGTGTTAAGTGGCGCATGTACCATCCCCAGAGAACTTGCAGTAGTTCTAGGGGATGATTGGATGGATAGGGGTTTTGATAGCACTCTGTTAATGGAGTAGTATTTGCATCGCAAATCTAAGTGGTTTAAAAACCAGGTCCTGTAATTTCCATGGAAAATAGAGCTATGTAAAAGAAAGTGTTTATAATAATGCCTGTTTAGTTTTTTCCCCTTGttaaattaaaatacagataCTGTTTTTAAGATACAGTACTACTTTACTCTTTGGAGCTGTCTTGTAGTGATGGTACAGATCTGTACCGTAAACTTTGAAAACATGACTTGTCTTCCATGTGAGACGTGTCTTCCATGTGAGATATGTCTGTGTGTAATATTTGGTCTTCAGCCAGAGCAGTATTTGTATTTCTGACGTGGTGTTCTGCTTTACAGAATTCAATTCGTCATAATCTGTCCCTGCACAGCAAGTTCATCCGCGTGCAGAATGAAGGAACTGGAAAAAGCTCCTGGTGGATGCTCAATCCAGAGGGAGGCAAGAGTGGGAAATCCCCCAGGAGAAGAGCCGCATCCATGGACAACAACAGTAAATTTGCTAAGAGCCGAGGCCGAGCTGCCAAGAAAAAAGCATCCCTGCAGTCGGGCCAGGAGGGTGCCGGGGACAGCCCGGGATCGCAGTTTTCCAAGTGGCCCGCAAGTCCCGGCTCCCACAGCAATGACGACTTCGACAACTGGAGTACCTTTCGCCCTCGAACCAGCTCGAACGCTAGTACCATTAGCGGGAGGCTCTCTCCCATCATGACGGAGCAGGACGACCTGGGAGACGGGGACGTGCACTCAATGGTGTACCCGCCGTCCGCCGCAAAGATGGCTTCTACTCTGCCCAGTCTGTCCGAGATCAGTAACCCTGAGAACATGGAGAACCTTTTGGATAATCTCAACCTTCTCTCGTCACCAACGTCATTGACTGTGTCCACCCAGTCTTCCCCAGGCACCATGATGCAGCAGACGCCCTGCTACTCCTTTGCACCGCCCAACACCAGTCTGAATTCACCCACCCCCAACTACCAAAAATATACATACGGCCAGTCCAGCATGAGCCCCCTGCCTCAGATGCCCATGCAGACGCTGCAGGACAACAAATCGAGTTATGGAGGCATGAGCCAGTACTGTGCGCCGGGACTCCTGAAGGAGCTGCTGACGTCTGACTCTCCTCCGCACAACGACATCATGACGCCAGTCGATCCGGGGGTGGCTCAAGCCAACAGCCGAGTGCTTGGCCAGAGCGTGTTGATGGGCCCCAATTCGGTCATGCCGGCCTACGGCGGCCAGGCCTCTCACAACAAAATGATGACCCCCAGCTCCCACACCCACCCCGGACACGCTCAGTCGACATCCGCAGTCAACGGGCGTGCCTTGCCCCACGCGGTAAACACCATGCCCCACACCTCGGGTATGAACCGCCTGGCCCCGGTGAAGACAGCTTTACAAGTGCCTCTGGCCCACCCCATGCAGATGAGCGCCCTGGGGGGCTACTCCTCTGTGAGCAGCTGCAATGGCTACGGCCGGATGGGCGTTCTCCACCAGGAGAAGCTCCCCAGTGACTTGGACGGCATGTTTATCGAGCGCTTGGACTGTGACATGGAGTCCATCATTCGGAACGACCTCATGGACGGAGACACGTTGGATTTTAACTTTGACAACGTTTTGCCCAACCAAAGCTTCCCACACAGTGTCAAGACAACAACACACAGCTGGGTGTCAGGCTGAGAGTGAGCAAGCGAGCAAGCAGGTAAGAGCACCCCGATACCAAAAGACCTTCTGAAAACAGGACTTAAAGAGAGGAGCCCAGTAACTTGCCTTGTATCTTCCAGGGTCgggacttttttatttttatgtcagtCGGCTGCCCCTTGTAGAGGCATCTTTTATCATTCATTCTTTGCCCTTTTTGCAGCTTGTAAATTCTCCTCTGAGCCAAAACATAAGGAAGCTTCCTCTAATGGCTTTAAAGAGTTTCTTTTGACAGAAGGCTGCATCTTCTTAGTAactcttcaataaatgaatacatttgataCAAATCAAATGCTGAAGGGGTTTTTAAAGTGGAATTTTCTCCCATTGAATGATTTCAGAGCTGTTTGAGAAagcccaacccccccccccccccagtatgTCTGTCATCCTAATATGTTAAGTTGAATTGATTTTCATTTGGTTGTTTTCAAtgcttgtatgtgtgtatgtgttttttccTAGGCTACACTTAAAAGTACTTCAGATTGTCTGACAGCAGGAACTGAGAGAAGCAGTCCAAAGATGTCCTTCACCCTACCTTTTCgttttcttgatttaaaaaaaaaaacacacacaaaacgcatttcttttttcctttcgtCAGACTTGGCAGCGAAGACGCTTCCTGTACAGGATGTTTGCCCAGTGTTTGCAGGTTATGTGCTGCTGCAGATAAGGACTGTGCCATTGGAAATTCATTACAATGAAGTGCCAAACTCACTACACCATATAATTGCAGAAAAGACTTTTGGATCCTGGTGTGCTTTCAACTTTTGTACATAAGCCGTAGCTACAGAATTGTatctgtgtgcttttttttttttttttttttaatattcattttggtCCAAGGAAAGTTTATACTCTTTTTGTAATACTGTGATGGTCTCATGTCCTTGGTAAGTTAAACTTTGGTTTTGTACTACCTGTGTTCTGCTGAACTGATGAATCACAGAGAACCAAGCTCTCCGTTCTACAGCTCCACTGGACAGCTCTGCATCTGTTCATGGCACCGCATAATTCACAGGAGAACCAGTAGCCTGTTGTCCATCTGCTGAATTAACGGACTTATCAAAActgttttggggggaaaaaaaagattaaactcCAGCCTTGTACaggtcttttctattttttttttcttcttcgtttgtttattttgttatttgcaAATTTGTACAAACACTTTAAATGGTTCTAATTTCCATATAAATGATTTTTGATGTTACTGTTGGGACTTGAGATCATTTT includes:
- the FOXO1 gene encoding forkhead box protein O1, yielding MAEAPQVVEIDPDFEPLPRPRSCTWPLPRPEFSQSNSATSSPAPSGGAAANPDGAAGLPSASAAAVNADFMSNLSLLEESGDFQQAPGSVAAAAAAAAAVAAAAAAAATGGLCGDFQGPEAGCLHPAPPQPPPPGPLSQHPPVPPAAAAAAAGGQLAGQPRKSSSSRRNAWGNLSYADLITKAIESSAEKRLTLSQIYEWMVKSVPYFKDKGDSNSSAGWKNSIRHNLSLHSKFIRVQNEGTGKSSWWMLNPEGGKSGKSPRRRAASMDNNSKFAKSRGRAAKKKASLQSGQEGAGDSPGSQFSKWPASPGSHSNDDFDNWSTFRPRTSSNASTISGRLSPIMTEQDDLGDGDVHSMVYPPSAAKMASTLPSLSEISNPENMENLLDNLNLLSSPTSLTVSTQSSPGTMMQQTPCYSFAPPNTSLNSPTPNYQKYTYGQSSMSPLPQMPMQTLQDNKSSYGGMSQYCAPGLLKELLTSDSPPHNDIMTPVDPGVAQANSRVLGQSVLMGPNSVMPAYGGQASHNKMMTPSSHTHPGHAQSTSAVNGRALPHAVNTMPHTSGMNRLAPVKTALQVPLAHPMQMSALGGYSSVSSCNGYGRMGVLHQEKLPSDLDGMFIERLDCDMESIIRNDLMDGDTLDFNFDNVLPNQSFPHSVKTTTHSWVSG